In the genome of Arachis hypogaea cultivar Tifrunner chromosome 9, arahy.Tifrunner.gnm2.J5K5, whole genome shotgun sequence, the window TACTAAAGATATTAGAAGTGAAACATTAAATATTGGGTAGAAAAATAGTTGGTAAAGTAGGCTAATATggtgataaaagaaaaagaatggtCCCAAGAGCATTCCCTGTTTAATCTATCATGATTAATGATGAGAATCATTTCTGGGTCAACTTGCACAAAGTGTATACAAAAAGGAAAATGCGAACAATACCTAAATTCAGGAATTACAGCTAGAAATGTGGACAAGACAAGGTGTATAACATCATAGATTAGTGGACATAAATTTTTGACAAGTTTATCATACATTGCAAGACTAAAAGAAGCAGCAAAGAAtgagcatcaaagaaaagaaCCCGAAATTCTCATCTAGAAAAAGATACCCCCATCAACAATTAACTTAGTAAGTCTAATCTCTTCACCACTTATAAAACAAACAATCAAGACTTTCTAGTCATCCTCAAGTGCAATTGAACCTGGACCCACTGAACAAGTAATGTCCTCTGATAAAATCAAATCTGCACacaaaaaaaactataattataaattttaaaaattataattataagttAAACTAAAACATTTTCTAAGTAAATCATATGATATatttaaaaaacatttaatattcAATTTACCTTTCTCGACCTTTTCAAACTCTTCGAAATTCTCAGGtgcaagagaagagaaaaagtctCCTTTAAGCCAATCTTCGGTACATACAAGGGCTTCTACCATCTTAGGAGTCAATGAGCTACAATATTGATCAATAATTCTTCCCCCATACTAAAAGCAGACTTGGAAGCCACTGTTGAAACTGGTATAGCCAATATGTCTCGTGCCATATTTGCTAGGATGGAAAACCGATTCGAGTTAACCTTCCACCATCCTAAAATATCCAAAGGCTTATCATCTGGTTCACAGTCTTCATTCAAATAACGATCAAGCTTAGATTTAAGATTGGATTTGCGACCGGTTGATCGGTGATATAACCCCATATCATAAATGTCTTTGGCTTTATCACTTGCACTCGGTTGGGAGAGGGTATCATCTTGGTTTCCTTCTTCTGCaccttgatataaattataaagtgAATGAAGACAAGAAGACAACTTTGTCTTCAATTCACCGCCCACTTCCGCACCAAAAGAATTAACTAGACACCACTCAATATAATCCATCTTATGGCAAGGATCTAGAACTACAGCAATTAACAACAACAtgttaatagtttttgcatttcccCAATACTTGTTGTATTTTGCTTTCATCTTACTTGCCATAAGACTTATCATCAAATCATTATCATCACGATATTATTGAATCCTCCTTCCAAGAGCAAACATTTCTTTCATGTACAAGTTACTGGTGACATAAGAGAATCCAGAAATGCAAAGTGTAGCATCataaaacatctctaaaaatggtAAGATGGACTTAGCATAATCCTAATCTTGAATTGAAGGTACCCCTCTTCCCTTGTTTAATTCTTCAACAAATTTTTTGTCTTGCATCTCTAATAGCTCAAATGCCTTCTGATGCTTTAAGGCTGCTACTAACATTAAGTATGTAGAGTTCCATCGCATTTCAACATCTATGCAAACAAGACTCTTATATGGAATATTCTCTTGTGCAATACATGCCTTGAACCTAGTTAATCTTGAATTTAAGGATCTAACATACTTCACAGCATCCCGAATTTTGGCCACCGAatcatcaatctccttcaatcTATCCTTCACAATCAGGTTTAAAATATGTGCACAATACCGCATATGGAGATACTCTCCATTCAAAACTGAAATCTTCCAAGAAATCAGCCTTCTTTTTAAATACATAACTCCTACATAGTTAGACGATGTATTATCAACTGTCAAACTCAAGATCTTGTTCAACTTCCAGctattcaagcaagtttcaacaTTTTGAGCCATAATCTCTCCTGTGTGGCCGGTGACTTggcaaaaatttagtattttctttTGCAACTTCCAATCCACATCAATGAAATGaacaatcaaacacatatacacCATATTCTGACATGAACTCCAGTTATCAGTTGTAAGACAAACTCTTCCTCCGTATTTGGAAAAGTATTATTGAAGTTGAACCTTCTTTGTTTCATATAGCATCAAGATGTCACGTGCCAATGTAATACGTGAAAAAGTGTTGAATCCTGGTTGTAGAGCCGCCGAATATTCTTTAAAACCTTGACTTTGTACAAATCAAAAAGGAAGCTCCTCGCGAACAAACATTGATATCAATTTTTCCCAGGCATATTCTGCATCAAACCTACCCACTTGTGCTTCTGGGCTAGGCGATGTGCCTATTTTCTGTCGTTTGCCTCTATCTGAACCGGGATTGCTTATGCAA includes:
- the LOC140175152 gene encoding zinc finger BED domain-containing protein RICESLEEPER 1-like, with the protein product MASKMKAKYNKYWGNAKTINMLLLIAVVLDPCHKMDYIEWCLVNSFGAEVGGELKTKLSSCLHSLYNLYQGAEEGNQDDTLSQPSASDKAKDIYDMGLYHRSTGRKSNLKSKLDRYLNEDCEPDDKPLDILGWWKVNSNRFSILANMARDILAIPVSTVASKSAFSMGEELLINIVAH